A part of Neoarius graeffei isolate fNeoGra1 chromosome 8, fNeoGra1.pri, whole genome shotgun sequence genomic DNA contains:
- the LOC132890377 gene encoding uncharacterized protein LOC132890377 isoform X1 — translation MAEAAAAAVEDLGAEKKADLEKIEAYCKQRTKEAKLLIQQTLWESYGEKELPLALYIAEADCKSVSSAQLDVTLEAYEFMLKHFEMLVLKAKKAHRDWKCWAPAAEQRDFDHRMTELEVQLPQLVSRKAAFIKAAKIKTDSEEPTVHRTAPVPAIKLKATALPKFAGNQRSYYRWKKEWEALQKQGELTGSREVKKFQLLDSIDEKVAGNLCLSTYSSSNEIFRVLDNRFGNQANIALEIIEDLQATPAVKAGQPRRVIKLIQTVEKALYDLNELDNAEAIKNPIVTKSIEGKLPETLKKDWLTYAADVSNAVDRHNCFDKLLAYLKSQEAIYEQLDQLKDGGEPAKDKTKFLKQARTKATNSPAVSSNSDAAGCIVCGDPKHRRKLYFCRKFRTDLKPSEKRDAAQQLGACKRCLEVHTGESCKKTTYLCGNPECKDQHHFLLCPVTRPQSQRTPKFSPVRAEGRRLTDTQEQFLSKLTPELAQQCRDAFCNIASRAFNSSAAERGLLDEHCLTEYPVILMLLNVTANDGQSVGTLIDLAADTN, via the coding sequence ATGGCAGAAGCAGCCGCAGCCGCTGTAGAGGACCTGGGCGCCGAGAAGAAAGCCGACCTGGAGAAGATAGAGGCATACTGTAAGCAGAGGACTAAAGAAGCAAAGCTCCTAATTCAACAAACACTCTGGGAATCATATGGGGAGAAAGAGCTGCCCCTTGCTCTATACATCGCTGAAGCTGACTGCAAGAGCGTCTCCTCGGCCCAGCTCGACGTGACTCTGGAGGCATATGAGTTCATGCTGaagcactttgagatgttggtgctgAAGGCAAAAAAAGCGCACCGTGACTGGAAATGCTGGGCTCCTGCTGCAGAGCAAAGAGACTTTGATCACCGCATGACAGAGCTCGAAGTGCAACTTCCCCAGCTGGTGTCGCGCAAGGCCGCCTTCATCAAAGCTGCAAAAATCAAGACAGACTCTGAAGAGCCCACTGTCCACcgtacagctccagtgccagcaataaagctgaaagccacagcccttccaaagtttgctggcaaccagcgaagttactacaggtggaagaaggagtgggaagctctacagaagcagggtgaactgacagggtctagagaggtcaagaaattccagcTGCTCGACAGCATCGATGAGAAGGTGGCCGGAAACCTATGCCTGTCGACCTACAGCTCCTCAAACGAAATCTTCAGAGTCCTGGataaccggtttgggaaccaagccaacattgctctcgagatcattgaagatctacaagcaactcctgcagtcaaagccggccagccaagaagagtcatcaagctcatccaaacagtggaaaaagctctctacgacttaaatgaactggacaatgccgaggccataaagaaccccattgtgaccaaatccattgagggcaagcttccagaaacttTAAAGAAAGACTGGCTCACCTATGCTGCTGACGTGAGTAATGCTGTGGACCGTCACAACTGCTTTGACAAGCTGCTGGCTTACCTAAAGTCACAGGAAGCCATATATGAGCAACTTGACCAACTGAAAGATGGCGGTGAACCTGCCAAGGACAAGACCAAGTTCCTGAAGCAAGCCAGAACAAAAGCAACCAACAGTCCGGCAGTGTCATCCAACAGTGATGCAGCAGGCTGCATCGTCTGTGGTGACCCAAAGCACAGAAGAAAACTGTACTTCTGCAGAAAGTTTAGAACCGACCTAAAGCCATCGgagaagagggatgcagcacaacaactcggtgcctgcaaaagatgcctcgaagtccacactggtgaaagctgcaagaaaaccacttacctgtgcgggaatccagaatgcaaagatcaacaccacttcctcctctgtccagttaccagaccccagtcccaaagaacacccaagttcagtccagtgagggctgagggcagaagactcactgacacccaggagcagttcctctccaaactcacaCCAGAGCTGGCACAACAGTGTCGAGATGCCTTCTGCAACATAGCGTCCAGGGCATTCAACTCCAGTGCTGCTGAGAGAGGTCTTCTAGATGAACACTGCCTCACTGAGTACCCAGTCATCCTTATGCTCCTCAATGTCACTGCCAATGACGGACAGAGTGTCGGGACCCTCATCGACCTGGCAGCAGACACAAACTAA